One Osmerus eperlanus chromosome 16, fOsmEpe2.1, whole genome shotgun sequence DNA segment encodes these proteins:
- the wnt9a gene encoding protein Wnt-9a, which yields MLDGHLLLGWLSFTVIVYLLNLPGPTTAYFGLTGNEPLSILPLSSHPEENVGRAHYKLCDRLKLEKKQRRMCRRDPGVAETLMEAISMSALECQYQFRFERWNCTLEGRHRANILKRGFKETAFLYAVSSAGLTHAMAKACSAGRMERCTCDEAPDLENRKAWQWGGCGDNLKYSNKFVKDFLGKRSNKDLRARVDMHNTNVGMKVIKAGVETTCKCHGVSGSCTVQTCWRQLSPFHEIGKQLKQRYETSMKVGSSTNEATGEGDISPGRAQQQQPVPGPSDQIPRTMDLLHIEDSPSFCRPSKYSPGTSARKCYKDKNCDAICCGRGHNTQSRVVTRPCQCQVRWCCYVECKQCTQREEVYTCKG from the exons ATTGACAGGTAATGAACCCCTGTCCATCCTTCCGCTGAGCTCTCACCCGGAGGAGAACGTGGGCAGGGCCCACTACAAGCTGTGTGACCGGCTCAAACTGGAGAAGAAGCAGCGCAGGATGTGCAGACGAGACCCAGGGGTGGCTGAGACGCTGATGGAGGCCATCAGCATGAGCGCCCTGGAGTGCCAGTATCAGTTCCGCTTCGAGAGATGGAACTGCACCCTGGAGGGGCGCCACAGAGCGAACATTCTGAAACGAG GCTTCAAGGAGACAGCTTTCCTGTACGCCGTCTCTTCTGCGGGGCTGACCCACGCCATGGCCAAGGCCTGCAGCGCCGGGCGGATGGAGCGCTGCACCTGCGACGAGGCCCCAGACCTGGAGAATCGTAAGGCCTGGCAGTGGGGGGGTTGCGGCGACAACCTGAAATACAGCAACAAGTTTGTCAAGGACTTCCTGGGCAAACGCTCCAACAAGGACCTGCGTGCACGCGTTGACATGCACAACACCAACGTGGGCATGAAG GTGATTAAGGCTGGGGTGGAGACGACATGTAAGTGCCATGGGGTTTCAGGCTCCTGCACGGTCCAGACCTGCTGGAGGCAGCTGTCTCCCTTCCATGAGATCGGTAAGCAGTTAAAACAGCGCTACGAGACCTCCATGAAGGTGGGCAGCTCCACCAACGAGGCCACCGGGGAGGGGGACATTTCCCCTGGCagagcccagcagcagcagcccgtGCCGGGCCCCAGCGACCAGATCCCTCGTACCATGGACCTGCTCCACATCGAGGACTCGCCCAGTTTCTGCCGGCCCAGCAAATACTCGCCGGGCACATCGGCACGCAAGTGCTACAAAGACAAGAACTGTGACGCCATCTGCTGTGGGCGGGGCCACAATACCCAGAGCCGAGTGGTGACAAGGCCCTGTCAGTGCCAAGTGCGCTGGTGCTGCTACGTCGAATGCAAGCAgtgcacacagagagaagaggtcTACACCTGCAAAGGGTAG